ATGAGCTGGGTTCACTGTTGTAGCAAAGTTGGCAGCAGCCTGCTCCTGAGACAGCCTCCTCCTGACAGCATAAACACAATGACTGTGCCAAACGCACACAATACATGATTCCTGTACACAGACTTAATGAGATTTCCTAGAAATAGCGGACTTACTGTATCTGTGCAAAATAATCTCAGTGTGCATGCAGAATATAGTAAGACTGATGCATTCAGTGGACCTAAAAAGCCTGAGAAAGCAGACCCTGATGTATCCGTAGAGTTAGCCCTGTacacaataggaaaaaaagccacagaacaTACACGTCCATACTCACACACCCATTCTCGTGACTGAAACGAGCTACTGAAGTTAATATATTATAAAGGCCAATTTGTTAGCTGGTAATGTCAGGAAGACTTTCTTAAAGTGGAAAGGCTTGATGTGAAAATCAGACAACCTGGAGcttgttttttggttttattgACTTGGTGGGGGTTTTATTGACTTGTGccattggtttttttttttttttattatttgtaaaataCGGGCATATatctacttcttttttctcctccactcTCCATTATTCTGAATAATGATCTCTCAATATAAGTGCTAGAACTACTaagaatattaatttaattCCATTAGTGTTAATTCTTTCCCATATTCCTATcctaattattattttcctgagTTCTTCGTCAAGACATAGTGCTTCACTTTGTTGCAGGAAATTGGCTGGCCTGTGTGTCATATATTAGCTCTTAGTTAATTTTTGCAGatatttaaaagtatttgaatACTAATAACAGATactaagtaaataaaaatcaccaCTTTCTGGTAAATTATATCCCACATTCACTTATCCCATTTTAATCTTAAAACAGCTACaacttccttttatttatttttttccagaaagaatgCCAGGAACCCGTAATGAGATGCTTTTTTTTAGAGATGAAAGTGATTCTTCATGAATGTAAAATCAAAAAATGTAGCAGAACACAGGATGTATTCAACAtctggaaaaatggaaatgcgAGATTTGAAACTAACCAGGTAAGTAAAACCAGAAGTCTGTGgataaaatggaaatgagaatagtttcttcaaaatcagaaaTTCTGTTTCTCATAGATTTGGAAGAGGCAAGATGGTATATATATGAAAGCAAAGGGTAATCAACCAGTAACCCATGCACATAAGACTGAGAAAATTACACACATAAAAAGGATAGAGCAGTATTTGGTGATTGTAGAAAAACACTCCCAGGACTCACATCAAAGAAAATACTTGTGACATGCAGACATAAATGTTtgaatgtgtatatataaataatagtTTGTAACTTCAGTATCTAAACTTGAGTATGTTTACTGGCAAATAAAGAAGTGTCCCAATTTTCAAAGGGATTGGTGACTTAAACCTCTCTCTGAAGCACTGTATCCTTGAAAGGTGATCCTATTCAGAAATCAAGCCAGGAACAAAAGATGAATACCTTAGAAGActccagcagtgctttctgtagCAATTGACTGTGTTGTAACTATGgacaaaaacagaattaaaaggGTTAGTTCTCTATCAGAACATATAGACAAAGTATCTTGTTTTactattgcattttctttttcagttgaatTCCACAACatcaaaaaaatgcaaagaatgtGAAgaatatgaagagaaaaattttACAGAATTTATACAGAGTTTTGTGAAGGTTATACAGAAGGAATGCAAATAATACCATGACCAAAATAAACAAGCTGGGAACAATGACTGTTCAAGAAACATACCTCAGATAAATTAGATTGTCAATAACACTGGACTAAAAAGAACTTCACTTCTAGTCCTATTTgctcagaataaaaaaaaaacaaagaataatacAATATCTTTAATGTGTGATGCTTTCAAAACTGCATACATACAAATGATAGCaaatttgaagtaaaaaataaaggaatttaacatttttttcccctggatgtaagctgtttttatttcctattaagtccactgaagagaaaatatgtCCAACTTACTAAGCTTTCAGTGAAATTTTTTGAAGATGTTCTAAGGACATCCACAGTGGGAACTTCTCTGTAAAAATCAATTCAGAGCTGACTGAATGGAGTTTCGGAGAAAAGctcttcttttattattataatatagAATTATCCCTATTAAAGCAACTGGCAGTAGTTGTTATTTGCATTCtgaaattcattattttgaagTCTGGGTTCCCAGAAGTTCATCCCTTGCTCTTTTGTTACGTCTGATGTGtctgacaattttctttgccttttttttttttttttttttttttttaaacaaaaacaagctgagGTCTACTTGTCTTACACGTCCATTGGCTCTCTCATGTCCATTTCACTACTGTTTTCAGCTAAACCCAGACAGCTGTTTTACCTAGGACTTCAAAGTCCAAAATCAGAGTAtttatttgaagatttttcctttcctgtttttatcttttgtatGAAAAGAACTCTGATATTCTCAACAGAAAGTAATGCCAGTGCTTGGTTCTGTTGTTCAATGATACAACACGCTTCATTTGTTCATCATCATCATCGTTATTTTTACCTCTGACACGCTCACTCATTattggatgcctacctgtgcaacctgctgtagggaacctgctttggcaggggggttggactcgatgatctctggaggtcccttccaacccctacaattctgtgattctgtgattattgtAATACTACAGTTTCTTCATCAATTACCAAAAATTTAAATCCAACTTCTAACCAAAACGGAGGAGCATAAATTTCATAGTCTGCATTCAGAAGACTACGATCATGATAATTATATTTTACGGTGTCCATATGACAAGACTGAACGCAAAGTCACCTGTCATTTGCTGCTCTGAAACGCTGAATATTTAGCCTTCAGCTCCTATGTTAACAACTTATTTCCTGATTCATAACCATATCATATCAACCACTCTCCACTATAAGCAGTTCTCTCCTCCAGGCACCTCCAATTCCCCATCTTCGTTTGATAAATGACCGAGTCACTCAACTGTACGCTTACCAGAAACTAAGTCTCAATCTCATTAAGGCAACAAATACACTGCTTGTTACTCCCTTATTGTTGAGTTACTCCCAAAAGTCAATCTCCACCACTTTGAGGAGCACCTTCCAGGCAACCTGTAAACTAACTAGTAAGTAAATTCAAAAGCACATCAATATTAGGATTAAACACTGGCAGAGGTACTACAGAAGTAATCTTCAAATCATTTGgcacagcaaggaagaaagTGTTCATTACACAGTTTGGCTGAAGTAATCTGGTTCTATGTTTTAAATAGTTCCTTAAAACAATGACATGCATTTAATGTGATTTCATTGATGTCACACTAATAGGCAAAATAATGTCTGGTAACAACTGTGTTATGGAATCAAAGACAAAGggatttttcttattattagtTTTGAGGAAGCTTGAGATACTGTCAGCAGTATTTATGATGGgacaaacaatatttttcaatattattCAGTTTTTGTAAATCGCTTATCAGTATCAAGTTAAACATTATGAACTTGCCTTTCTGAAATACTACTGTTAAGTCTGCGACGTGCTGTTGGCCACCTTCTGTTCAGCATAGGACAAATCGCTTTATTTCACTTCACCTCTTTGTGTTCAGATAttccagaattaaaaaataccatTTGCTAGTTCAGTACTTCAGTATTTCTCCAGAGGCTTTCATTTTCCTAAGAACTATGCTGCCAGCTGGAAGTTTTACTGTGTTTGAAATGCTATGATGGTAAAAAATCAATATAAAGAATGGAATAAATTAAGACCACATTAggttggtggatttttttttttgtttggatggtttatgttttgttcttcattttgtttctttgtttttttggttgggAAATTTATACACAATCCAGAGAAACATATTCTATACAACTAGGACATGCATGCATCTGATCTGGCTTGTTGCAACTGAAAGAAGAACAGTAAAACCGAACCTAGGGTGTCTTCTTTCCAAGTAAACATTCCCAGGAAGAAGGAGGTATTTCCTCTGCACAAGTTCTTATCATGTCCGTGGCACTTAGGACCTAATGTTTTCCAACTACTCTTGGTTAATGGTAAGAAAAAGATTAATACTGTATTATCTCCAATTAATCCAACTTAGTTCAGGAAAAAGCGATTTGCAGCAGTGCATTTCTaggtttggaaagaaaaataactctaCCTTTACAActctacaaaggaaaaataagttctGCAAAAGTTCTAGAGCACATAATTCTGTGTTATTGACTTATTTAGCAATAATTTATATCTTCTATATTTCTGCATCTTGACCTAGCATTTAATTCcatatttttgtatgtattttaacAGGATAATGCAAGTAGTACTAGTACAACAAGAAATTCTGTACCTGTCATcctctgttgctttgttttattggACTCTGAACTGAACACAAATATTAGTTTCTCATCAATAGAATATCACTTCCTGTACATCCGAATATTTGAGCTCCTGTTGGTCAGGTCCTCTGCAGATATCTTAAGCAATGTCTGAAAGTCCTCACATTTATATAATAATCATTAGCTTCTTAAAACATAAAAGAGAATTCAACCAATAATTTTTATGGCccagattttctttttagctgTTTATCTACATGATCTAGCATGATCAATAGATATCAGTTTCTGCAATGTCTTGCCGTCTTCTGTAAATTCAGGGTATGGCATATCTTATCAATTTCATTTCCACCGTATACATTTGGTCCTTAGAAGTAGCATCTGACAGTTTCCACACAACTTTAAATTAGTCAGTTCAATTTCTAAGATTATACAGTGATTTAATTAAGCTAGCGTTATGACATATTCACTGCTGAGTCCACTGAAGGAATACTCTCTTCTGAAGTAAGCATTTGCCTACTAACTGGCCCTTTCACAGATACTTAGTTTCATGGATGCATACATCTATAATAAATAATCATTACCCGCAGGCACTGGTTCATTTGTTCCTTCTTTAACCAAGGTGATGCTGTTTCAATGGGCAAGATGTCCTCAGTGAGAAGCTTGTAATGAGTTCACCTGGCAGTAGCCATGGGCAACAGCCATCTCAAGAGCcagcaaaagctgtttttccctGGCAGAAACAGGTGACTCGTTATTTGACCTGAGTGACAGTATGAATCTCCAGTCAAATTTCCTTTTGAGGGGTCCCTGTAAGTGATTGCCGATGCTTGTTCAAATGAGACCTTCCTGAAAGCCAGGAGCATGAATAGTagaggaaaaaggcaaattCTGAATAGCAGCTACCTCTCCTGTTGGGAGATTCACTATTCTTAGAAAAATGTAACTCTGAAAAGTGGATTCTTTACCTACAATGAAGTAGCTGGTGTGCGCTCCGTAGAAATTTCAGGTTATCTATCTTAGTTTGTACCGCTATGTGAGAAAAACCCTGTTAGAAACATACATCAAGATCCACTTTCCACATGGCAAAAGTTTAAAGAGACAATGAAATATGCAAAGAAGTATGCAAAGAGCTTCTCTAGaggcaaagaaacaaattttgatACTGTGCTCTCTTTGGAGTGCTACTTGTGCAGATTATGAGGAAAAGGGTTAATTCAAgtttttttgcaataaaaataacagcctCTTTAAACAGCTATTTTCCTCCAAAATCTACATATGCTGGAGAAGAATTATCATCTTCTTGCCAAAAGACTTACTTAGACCAATAGCCAACAACTTAAGCTTTAATGCAGTAAGCCTACTAATACCTTGCCCTTTTCTGAATGTTGTTATCGGAGGtgatattttcatttacaaaacaaGCTGGTCAGGAATCATTTGGATTTCTAAAAGTATAGAAAATATATGGAaacaataaagaagaaaatatctgcTCAAATGACTGAGTCATCTGTAGCATGGCACAGGCAAACCACTAGCTCCAAAAGTGAGAAACTTCTAGCATAAGGAAAGATGTTAGAACATAAGCAGAAGTCAAGTGGATTTCTGGGAAATTTCTTTAGAGATAACAGAAGAttaataagcttttttttttaaccttagcATATAAGTGAATAACTATCCTGGTACTCTTACCTCTGAATCTAAatcagatttttcagaaattaaaaactggGTAATGGCTTTAAAGCCTCAGATAGACGTTTAATGTGGAGAGAAGCATTTGAAGAAATGTCATGAGTCCAAGGTATGGGGCAAAACCTATAGAATATCATCTTGTGAAGCAAAGAAATGAACTGATGTGTGTGCCTTCATCCTCCATTTGGAGTCCATCTGTAGTAACAAATGTGCATCAGAAACATCATGAAAAACTGATCAGATTTATAACTTAGACACTGATACTTTTAGACACAGATACTTTTGACTCCTCTCTCTAAACTTCTAGCTATATCCTTCCAAGCCTACAAATCACGACCAAAAAGCCTATTCCTTTATAACAAGGTGTACCATATGTTGAAACCAGAGCCTTCTGTCTTCCTGCCTATATATGTGTAAAATTTCAACTGCAAACCATCTTGGTAACTGCATTCTCTAACAACTAAAGGTACTCTAAGACCaacatcaccaccaccactgaCAAAACCCTAAGAAGTTCAGTAATAAAAGAACAGGAGAGAGCAATTTCCTTGGCTGAATATCATGTCCATGAATGCTGAGATAACAAACCTCAAGCTTCTCAGAAGCAGGGAGTATGAATTAAGGAGTACATGCATCCAGACACTGCTTTTAACAGTCACCTAAGCCATGAATTCGCTTGTTTATGAATGACTTAAAAAAAGATATGCACATGGTGTATGTACTTATTTTACAGTCTTCTTATACTTAAGGATCTTacactttattttcctctgattAAACATACAGACATCACTCATTTTCACCCTAACTGCTTCCAGTAGGAAGACCATCATAGGTTCTGCAGCTGAAACAGCACTGGACTTGTGAAATACGTGTCTATTCCTTTCTTCCCACGTGCATCCCcatgcaagaaaaatattcactCAATTCTAGCACAGCATGGTCTTTCCAGACCGCATCATTTTCTCTCTGCCAAACTGCTTTAATTAAGCTCTCCAACATTCTCAGTAGCTACCACTGAGACAGTGAATACAGCTTCAGTGCTGGCAATCCAATTTTTATCTTGTGAAAGCTGGAATGCTTACGGTTATCTGTGTATTTTTGGGCATCAATATGAGCTTTGCTGAAACAGCCATTCCAGAAGAGTACAGTCATATCTCTAGGCAAACCTAATTCTGCATCAAGGTTTCCTGTAAAAAAACTACTATGTATGAAATAAATCAATTATAAGAACTAttacatgaaataaattttataatttttagttggggaagggaggggaaaaaaaaaaaaaaaagtctgacaaaaatatttgatcctcacaaaaagcaaaataatgctcaccttaaaaagatttttaactCCTTAGATGCTGCCAGAAAGTCTTCCAGACCAGTTTCTTCAGAATATTTAGGACTCTGAGACTTACGCTGGAATTCGAACAGTACAGCTGGacatttctgctacaaaaaCATGCTTACTTCAATAAATATTCACTCACAGCTGTTGCTGCAACTCAAACATATCCAAGAGAGCTCAGAAATCTATTCATGTTTAAGGTTCTGATTAGATCTTTTCTTATTCTAGGCAGAGTTGTAAACAGTTCAtaacagaaaattttatttcaactttAGAAACAAGCCTTTAGACAAGTTACAGCTTTATTGTAAGATGACTGATGTCTTGTGCAAAGTTTGAAATGAACACCAATAAAAGCGTAACGAAAtagtttccatttttcttctgctctagAATAATGCTGGGTGGGGGAACCAGTGCAGACAGTACATGCATTACACTCCCAAGCTTTCTTCAGGGACTTCAAGGAAATTTagtgtttttcttcagcattacCAGAAAAATTACTGCAATTTTCAACTTTCACTATCTAAACAAATTACCAACATAATTCAAGTCTGAAATGGCTCTGTAAATTAACACTGCAAAATCAACTCAACATTAAAAATCTTGACTATATCAGAATTACTAAGACTAATGACTAAAACTATTTTCTAACTGATACATACCTTCAGCTATGTTTCTACAAAGAGTTTTACTGACTCATTTTTGctatacaaaaataattgtaaaacCCACCATACACTTGAGACTTTTTTCCTTAACTGAAAGACCTGAAAGCTTCTTTTGTCTTAAGACAGAGAGTTGAGTagtataaaatatatacaaatttGAGGGAACTTTTTACTCCATCTTTTAATCCATCTGAAAATTTTCAAAAAACTCCCACTCTGAAAACTttctcaaaatatattttaatacagattACTGTAAATCTTAGGCCAGGATTTCTGCAACTTTACTATACATTTCCCTGCTGTTAACAATTAAATAGATCTCCAATAGGAAATCTTAAATGATTTTgggttaaattaaaaaaaaaatttttttatttgaaccAATTTTTGATTATCACGTCCTTCATATTCTCTCTTCATGGATTTCTTTCAGTTAGGGCTTAGGTTTTTCAAGAATTCTCTAAAATTCCATGTATACGTTAAGTCTTCAGGGTTAGACCGTGTCTGTAGGACAGAGACTGGCTATGAAATAATCAGAGCTACCAGTGAATGATTTCCTGAGTTTGTTCTGATATGACCACCAAAAACTAATTCTCTTCATGCAGGACAGGAAAACAATTAGCTGTAATTTGCATGAAATTTGTCATAATTCCTTCAGCAAATAATATTCTTTACCTCAGCCTGCTGAAACTATTATGACTGCAGACATGACAGTATGTGTTTATATATGATGGTCGTTCTCCATCTTAGGGAACAATTTTAAAGAGAACTAATGTTTTCACATTATATCTTATGCATATTAAGTAGGGTGAACATCTGCTTGATGGTCAATAGAAGCCTGCATACAGATTTTCTGGTTTAAATGGTCATACCTGGATTAATGTTTTGATGGAAGACtacaacattttaaatgtaaagatagattagaaaatctgcatttaatTGCTCAGTGTGCTCTTCCCAGATTGAATCCAAAATCCCATGACTCTCTTTGGTACTTAACAACGGTATGGGCAATTAAGCAAAACTGAATAGTACAGAGAAAATAGCTCACTGCACATTAAAACACAGCATAGGAATCGATGACAATCTGATCTGTAATTCCAAGTTGTTCACTACCGGAATGTAACCAACTAACAATTGATTTGATAATTGAATATTTAACCTTGGGTATGTCCCTCTCGCTGGGCACTGGAAAGAGTTTCCTCTGGGGTAATACCTAAGAATGCTTCCTTTCTGCAAGTTCTTTCCTTTGAAAGAGCTGTACTTGATATTACTTGAGTACGTTACGTTGTAAAATTACATTCCAAACAGACTCCAATAAAGACATACTTACTGttcagcaaacaagaaaaaccctTACCTTCATGATGGAATGGACAGTTTTTTGCAGAACTGAAGTGTTTTTTCATGATCCCTGTTTAAAGTTTCAGCATTAAAGCAAAGTCTACTAGTTTCTTTCATATTGCAGTAATTATTTGCTAACTGAGGTCAGCTTGTAACCCTTCTTCTCTCTTGTTAAGACATCCCTTacagcaggaaagaaacagTAAAGAAGTTTGCAGTGTATTAATTATCATGCGTATTAGCAAACGATGATCCCCCACTTCAGCTATTGAACTATCTTACAGCTGAGGAGAGTCACGGATACATAGCTACAAAACGTTGctgttctgaaacagaaaaagggtTGTACTTTTCAGGGTGGAAGGCATTACATGGGGAAACAGATGacagaaaatgcaggaagaagtCAGAAGAGAGCTCAGATTTAACTGCGTAGGACTGGGAGCATGCAGTCAGTTACAAGGAAAGACAGTAAGTAAAAATGGAGGCAGAGGCCCTGGGCCTGAAGGGCACTTCAAAAACAGCAGAGTGACAAGGATTTTTCCCTTACCTTTTCTTAAGCCTTTTCCTGTTCTGGCATGTTCTTCTCTCTCCACTGCACTTACCATCCTCTTAAGAACAACTCATACCTATCAGCCCATCCAAGATATGTAACCCACCCCTCTTCCATActtccaaaaacattttcttaatttcgCATCAAcatccttccctctccttcccatCAGCTTCCCCCAAAAAAGAAGGGCAAAGATAAGACTCTTGATGGGTTATAGATAGGATAGGATCAAAAGCAGAACCTGAACAGATCTTGGGATGCCAGAGAAATGAAGCTTTCTGCTGATTTGCTGGCAGACCTGAGGCAGATGTgaaggtagaaaaaaaacatctgctttgGATTAAGACTACATGCACAGGCTGCCATTCCCTTCCTCATCTTCGC
The Lagopus muta isolate bLagMut1 chromosome 4, bLagMut1 primary, whole genome shotgun sequence genome window above contains:
- the IL15 gene encoding interleukin-15 isoform X2 translates to MAQPTQNSAGAWRRLESQKIHVKSICLQYQLYLLLNSHFFYLLKNKTGLTIFFLCAYVPNTEANHCKWSEVLKDLEQIKTSEKECQEPVMRCFFLEMKVILHECKIKKCSRTQDVFNIWKNGNARFETNQLNSTTSKKCKECEEYEEKNFTEFIQSFVKVIQKECK